In one window of Hevea brasiliensis isolate MT/VB/25A 57/8 chromosome 10, ASM3005281v1, whole genome shotgun sequence DNA:
- the LOC110670647 gene encoding exopolygalacturonase-like yields MVSKTIFSKIYLLFLYVSIVQAQPAVFDITKYGAVADGKADTSQAILSAWKEACAATGSSKILIPTGTFLSGVVSVAGPCKGGIEIEVQGTLQAPPDLQGEGWFNFDHVDEFTISGKGTFDGQGESAWKANNCAKDPKCKPMPMNFRFNFIKKGLVRDVTSLNSKNFHVNVLGCEDFTFQSFIITAPETSINTDGIHIGRSKGVTIIDTKIGTGDDCISIGDGTQNLKVSKVTCGPGHGISIGSLGRYENEEPVSGITVTGCTLTNTMNGVRIKSWPAQFGGSASDIHFEDITMENVSNPILIDQNYCPYGQCNDKGPSKVKISGVSIKNIKGTSASALSVKLDCSSGFPCENVELADIDLAYSGAEGPAKSECTNVKPTITGKLNPAGCQ; encoded by the exons ATGGTTAGCAAAACAATTTTCTCAAAAATATATCTACTTTTCTTATATGTTTCTATTGTTCAAGCTCAACCTGCAGTTTTTGATATAACAAAATATGGGGCAGTAGCTGATGGCAAAGCCGATACAAGTCAG GCTATATTGAGTGCTTGGAAAGAAGCTTGTGCAGCAACAGGATCTAGCAAAATTTTGATTCCAACAGGGACATTCTTGTCAGGTGTAGTGAGTGTCGCAGGTCCTTGCAAGGGAGGAATAGAGATTGAAGTTCAAGGAACATTGCAGGCCCCACCAGACCTGCAAGGGGAAGGTTGGTTTAATTTTGATCATGTTGATGAATTCACTATATCTGGAAAAGGAACTTTTGATGGTCAAGGTGAAAGTGCATGGAAAGCAAATAATTGTGCCAAAGATCCAAAGTGCAAGCCAATGCCTATG aattttaggtttaatttcattaagaaAGGCCTAGTCCGTGATGTGACCTCTCTCAATAGCAAGAATTTTCACGTCAATGTCTTGGGATGCGAAGACTTTACATTCCAAAGCTTTATAATTACCGCACCTGAAACTAGCATTAACACAGATGGAATTCATATTGGACGATCAAAGGGGGTGACTATTATTGATACAAAAATAGGTACAGGTGATGATTGTATCTCTATTGGTGATGGAACCCAAAATCTAAAAGTTTCAAAAGTTACATGTGGACCTGGTCATGGCATCAGCATAGGAAGCCTGGGTAGGTATGAAAATGAAGAACCCGTTTCTGGAATCACCGTTACAGGTTGCACCCTTACCAATACAATGAATGGTGTCAGAATTAAATCTTGGCCTGCACAATTTGGTGGCAGTGCATCTGATATCCATTTTGAGGATATTACTATGGAAAATGTCTCGAATCCTATCCTTATAGATCAAAATTATTGCCCATATGGGCAATGCAATGATAAG GGGCCATCAAAAGTCAAGATTAGTGGCGTTAGCATCAAAAATATAAAGGGAACTTCTGCAAGTGCTCTTTCCGTTAAACTTGATTGTAGCAGTGGATTCCCATGCGAAAATGTGGAACTTGCTGACATCGACTTAGCATATAGTGGTGCTGAAGGACCAGCAAAATCTGAATGCACTAATGTTAAGCCAACAATTACTGGGAAGCTAAATCCAGCAGGCTGTCAATGA